One genomic region from Streptomyces sp. Li-HN-5-11 encodes:
- a CDS encoding transglycosylase family protein: MNWQQNIDRSLGRHPRRRGLRGALLVAATAAALTGGPSGTALASGGFGPDWDAIAACESGGNWKANTGNGYYGGLQFTQSSWVAAGGLKYARRADLATRRQQIAVARRLAALQGMSAWACA, encoded by the coding sequence ATGAACTGGCAGCAGAACATCGACAGGAGCCTCGGCCGTCACCCGCGTCGCCGCGGACTGCGCGGGGCACTGCTGGTGGCGGCGACCGCCGCCGCGCTGACCGGCGGACCGTCGGGGACGGCGCTCGCCTCCGGAGGGTTCGGCCCCGACTGGGACGCCATCGCCGCATGCGAGTCCGGGGGCAACTGGAAGGCGAACACCGGCAACGGCTACTACGGCGGATTGCAGTTCACCCAGTCCAGCTGGGTCGCCGCCGGCGGGCTGAAGTACGCGCGACGGGCGGACCTGGCCACGCGCCGGCAACAGATCGCCGTGGCCAGGCGGTTGGCAGCCCTGCAGGGGATGTCGGCCTGGGCCTGCGCCTGA
- a CDS encoding aldehyde dehydrogenase family protein: MPIARELFIGGKDVPAASGRTEADVSPHTGEVYATVAAAGPEDVTRAVDAADAAFPQWAALAPFARRAIFLKAADLLDARGEQVADIMAHEAGGTRPWAHFNVMLAANILREAAAAITAPRGEVLSAQEEGALGLAIREPFGVVAAFAPWNAPVILGVRAVAAPLAAGNTVVVKPSEDAPIACGLLVADVLREAGLPDGVLNVVTNAREDAARIAEALIADPRVRAVNFTGSTEVGRIIGEHAARHLKPAVLELGGKNAVIVLDDADVDYAVDAACFSVFMNAGQICMSGDRILVHESLAEEFTAKFTAKAAALPAGDPSHPRTVIGPLVGERAAQRVAGLVRDAVAKGAKVLTGGGEPDGAVHPATVLTEVPQDAELYHTEAFGPLCVIQTFADDDTAVKLANDTDNGLTCGIITENATHGLTVARRVRTGIVHVNDQSVADEPHAPFGGVKASGYGRFGGRWGIEAFSSTRWVTIATQQAHYPF, translated from the coding sequence ATGCCCATAGCCCGTGAGCTGTTCATCGGCGGCAAGGACGTGCCCGCCGCGTCCGGGCGGACCGAGGCGGATGTCAGTCCTCACACCGGTGAGGTGTACGCGACCGTGGCCGCCGCCGGGCCGGAGGACGTGACGCGGGCGGTGGACGCCGCGGACGCGGCCTTCCCGCAGTGGGCGGCCCTGGCCCCCTTCGCCCGCCGCGCGATCTTCCTGAAGGCCGCCGACCTCCTGGACGCCAGGGGTGAGCAGGTGGCCGACATCATGGCGCACGAGGCGGGCGGCACCCGTCCCTGGGCGCACTTCAACGTGATGCTGGCGGCGAACATCCTGCGGGAGGCGGCGGCCGCGATCACCGCGCCGCGCGGTGAGGTGCTGAGCGCCCAGGAAGAGGGCGCGCTGGGCCTCGCCATCCGTGAACCGTTCGGCGTCGTCGCCGCGTTCGCGCCCTGGAACGCCCCGGTCATCCTCGGCGTACGGGCCGTCGCCGCACCGCTGGCCGCCGGCAACACCGTCGTCGTCAAGCCCAGTGAGGACGCGCCGATCGCCTGCGGACTACTCGTCGCGGACGTCCTGCGCGAGGCCGGGCTGCCGGACGGCGTGCTGAACGTCGTCACCAACGCCCGCGAGGACGCGGCCCGGATCGCCGAGGCGCTGATCGCCGACCCGCGGGTACGCGCCGTCAACTTCACCGGCTCCACCGAGGTGGGGCGGATCATCGGCGAACACGCGGCCCGTCACCTCAAGCCCGCCGTCCTCGAACTGGGCGGCAAGAACGCGGTGATCGTGCTGGACGACGCCGACGTGGACTACGCCGTCGACGCGGCCTGCTTCAGCGTGTTCATGAACGCCGGGCAGATCTGCATGTCCGGCGACCGGATCCTCGTCCACGAGTCCCTGGCCGAGGAGTTCACCGCCAAGTTCACCGCGAAGGCCGCCGCCCTGCCGGCCGGTGACCCCTCCCACCCTCGGACCGTCATCGGTCCCCTGGTCGGCGAACGGGCCGCGCAGCGGGTGGCGGGCCTGGTGCGCGACGCCGTGGCCAAGGGAGCGAAGGTACTCACCGGCGGCGGGGAGCCGGACGGGGCGGTCCACCCGGCCACCGTCCTCACCGAGGTGCCGCAGGACGCGGAGCTGTACCACACCGAGGCGTTCGGCCCGCTGTGCGTCATCCAGACGTTCGCGGACGACGACACCGCCGTGAAACTGGCCAACGACACCGACAACGGACTGACCTGCGGCATCATCACCGAGAACGCCACCCACGGCCTGACCGTGGCGCGCCGCGTCCGCACCGGCATCGTGCACGTCAACGACCAGTCGGTGGCCGACGAGCCGCACGCCCCGTTCGGCGGCGTCAAGGCCTCCGGCTATGGGCGGTTCGGCGGCCGCTGGGGCATCGAGGCCTTCTCCAGCACCCGTTGGGTGACCATCGCCACCCAGCAGGCGCACTACCCGTTCTGA
- a CDS encoding diacylglycerol kinase family protein: MRQFTAIVNPTAGGSAGAAALLRVARLLRQAGAGLETEYSRSLTHAQELARQAGERGRVVLAVGGDGIAGGIGGALSGTGTPLGLVPAGRGNDFARALGLPGDPAELARILLHHRPRLVDTIEVESAVHPRAVVLGSVYAGVDALANRHANHARLLRGAASYYAGGMRAVATWRTATYRVTVDGVEHTHRGYTVVAANSAYYGSGRMIAPGARVDDGLLDVVMIREAPRRLFFTLMNELRSGAHVDRPEVRILHGREIRIAADREVPYGADGEVEAALPVTARVLPGGLAVLC, translated from the coding sequence ATGCGACAGTTCACCGCCATCGTCAATCCCACCGCAGGCGGATCCGCGGGCGCCGCCGCCCTGTTGCGGGTGGCCCGTCTGCTGCGGCAGGCGGGGGCAGGACTGGAGACGGAGTACAGCCGCAGCCTCACCCATGCCCAGGAACTCGCCCGGCAGGCGGGGGAGCGGGGCCGCGTCGTCCTCGCCGTGGGCGGCGACGGCATCGCGGGCGGCATCGGCGGCGCGCTCAGCGGCACCGGCACCCCGCTCGGCCTCGTCCCGGCCGGCCGGGGCAACGACTTCGCCCGCGCACTCGGACTGCCCGGCGACCCGGCCGAACTGGCCCGGATCCTGCTCCATCACAGGCCGCGCCTCGTCGACACCATCGAGGTGGAGTCGGCGGTCCACCCCCGCGCCGTCGTCCTCGGCAGCGTCTACGCGGGCGTCGACGCGCTCGCCAACCGCCACGCCAACCACGCCAGGCTGCTGCGGGGCGCCGCCTCGTACTACGCCGGTGGAATGCGGGCCGTCGCCACCTGGCGCACGGCGACCTACCGGGTCACCGTCGACGGGGTGGAGCACACCCATCGCGGCTACACCGTGGTCGCCGCCAACTCGGCCTACTACGGCTCCGGTCGCATGATCGCCCCCGGCGCCCGCGTGGACGACGGCCTGCTCGACGTGGTGATGATCCGCGAGGCGCCGCGCCGGCTCTTCTTCACTCTGATGAACGAGCTGAGGTCCGGTGCCCACGTCGACAGGCCCGAGGTGCGGATCCTGCACGGCCGGGAGATCCGTATCGCGGCCGACCGCGAGGTGCCGTACGGCGCCGACGGCGAGGTCGAGGCCGCCCTGCCCGTCACGGCCCGCGTGCTGCCGGGCGGGCTGGCCGTGCTGTGCTGA